aacatctttccaaccatatgcatttaaatataacaaacggttacaaacgcttttcaaagaccaactcgaccgatccaaggcaacgtgttcctttaactatacatgatatcatattgcaggctggcataacTTATCTTTcgttcaaaaccacagtggatgatagtaaatggtcagacagtaggagggttaactgtatGCTATGTAGATGCATTTATCAAATGCTATCGTGACGCAAGTACAAGTTGAAGTTGATCAATGATAATGAAGAATCAAAAAATTCTGAGTTCAAATAAAAATCTTAAATTTCTCAGCCCTGATTTATAGCATGGGACATGCAGCACGTCCGTCATTATGCCTGTCGCAAGTTGAAGTTGATCAGTGATAATGATGACAATGAAAGAtctaaattcaaataaaattccTTTATTTCTCATCCCTGACTTATACTTACATGCCACAGAAGAGGAGACTGTTCTCATCCGTCTGATGATGAGGAGCCAAGTAGTAATAGTTGAACACACGCACCTTGAAGACGGTGTAGTAAGAACACCAGCAGAGGTACGCAATGATGATGCACGACAAGATCTGATGGGCAGAGAGATTCaagattaatttaattttgtttcgtcTCCaaacgatgactagagcaagctagtcgaaacatagagacaaattaaaaacttactctgtgacagtgaagttaataacgcaAATTCCCCTTAAACCACTAAAGCTAGTAGTCCCGGCCAATTttttaccttccgcccaggtagtagttaaaatgcaggacagttcttttcagaactgaaaggtcacaatgtgaaattttataaaatttgaaaatttgaaaaatatgtTTCCATAGCCTTGGAAAGGTCACATTGTGAAATGATCACCGTGTGAACACAGTGTGATCTCAGTGTATTTTCTGTGTGAACCAACCATGTTTAAATCACACATCATTCACACGGTTTTCATAGTCTTGTAGtggtcacaatgtgaaatgGTCACCAATTATCACACTGTGACCATTTTACATTGTGACCACTACCACactatgaaaactgtgtgaatgGTGTGTGATTTGAACATAGTTGGTCCACACAGGAAACACACTAAGATCACACTGTGTTCACACAGTGACCATTTCACATCGGCTAGGGACCGAATATACAAACCACTCAGAATAACTCAAACATTACAAAATCTCACTTGTTCGCTTTGTCTCATAAAATCATTCTTATCAATCACCACCAGATTTGATTTTCTGGTGCGAGGAGCGTCATTTGGTGCTATATAAACGTACTTTGTCTAATAATCTCTAATAATACAAACCTCAATACAGAGATAATTGTAGTCATTGACAGCGGCGTTGATGACGATAGCAAAGAGTGAGAGCTCCGGGTCGATGCTGAAGAATGTGACCTCAGACCAAACGACGACCAATGAGAACATTAACAGGAGGATTGAGATAACCTTCAACATCGTTGGCATCAACCAGACGTACCAATACCACTCCACTGATGGGGAGCACACGTAGCTAGCCACAAAGGAATAGTTGGGGTCGAACGAATGCTTGAATTGTCTGGAGAGAGACAGAGGTTGAAATTTTGAAAGTTATTATGACTTTTTGGAACcctttgaataataataataattgtggcttcttatatagcgcacatgtccgtcactcagtgacgctcctggcgctgtaacatacagtatttcctgcaagatgtgggactacgtttttgaattatgagacctaattctgatagcacaatgtaatgttttacaaggtgctgtggcgcaatgtTCCAGTCCCATTAATGTTCCAGTCCCATTAATGTTGATATAAtgtacaatcaaactaacccatgaaaattttatttcaaaagatggtcgggtttttgagatattaccgTAATTTCAGAGTGAATATGTTCACATAGGAAGAATATTCCCTTGTAGGAATCTGATAATCTTAGAAGCAATACAAGTAAGGTTTGCCTTATAGGAATCTGATAATCTTAGAAGCAATACAAGTAAGGTTTGCCTTATAGGAATCTGATAATCTTAGAAGCAATACAAGTAAGGTTTGACTTATAGGAATCTGATAATCTTAGAAGCAGTACAAGTAAGGTTTGCCTTATAGGAATCTGATAATCTTAGAAGCAATACAAGTAAGGTTTGCCTTATAGGAATCTGATAATCTTAGAAGCAATACAAGTAAGGTTTGCTCAAAGGAGCTGAGGcacagacaaaataaataagGCATTGTGGTAGGCCTCCTCAAAGAAATGACCTTTAATAAAGTGCTTTTACAGAAATGTGTATTAAAATACAAACTGAGTCTAGGCACTGTGCAAACTCGGTGGTCTAGCAAAGCAAAGGTGGTGGGTTTAAAACCCATCTGAGTGACTTGCCTTtcgttttcacagaactcaggaaaacCACCGAGAATAAAGTGCTTAAACCACATCGCTGTAAGGGTAGaaacaatttatataaactCTGCATGTTTCCCAGTCCTCTCGTCTCACCTTGTAAGGTTTGCTTCATTCTTCTGCACATCTTCAAGATGGAGTGCTTTCTTCATCAAGACGTCCCACTGAGCGTCCGTCCTCTTCTTGGCCTGAGAGGCAAAGATCAGCTTCCTGTGGAGGCGGACTAACTCCTTCTCAGACGGTATCTGTGGATGAGATAATACTACTCACTAGTTTATATGAAAAGGTGAAAAAATATAAAAGactttataaaataacatacccTTTGGACCATcattattgtttgttgtttcagGAAAAAGACTTCACAGCCTGCATTGTAGGACGTTATTTTTTtggtaaagaaaaaaatagccaCTGAAAGAATGTTGCAAGTGGTAAGGCCCCtccaaaaaagttttgtttccaGTTACCTGACTGACCCTAAATTTACGTCGCGACCCTAAACTTTGACATTATTCAGCTTGAAACAAATATGCTGCTGCCTGTTTCTCTCTCCAGTCTTTGAATAAATGATCGGCCTGAAAAAGTTGAAATTGGTTTCTTTTAAATCGGAAATCTAGGTAATTCTGGAAAAGTGGCATTTCTGAGTGAGTGGCTTTGGCCAATGGCTGTAGCCTCATTTTTGTCCTTCCAGCCAAGAGTCAGGCACAGAGCCCAGTCATACCTGAGGCCTGTTATCCGAGTAGTCTTTAAAATCGTCAAGATGTTTAGACAGCGACTCTTGAAAGTTATCAGGACACTTGCTGATGATGGTGTTAACGTGTCGACGGACAGGGTTGTTATATCGGACAGCGTCGGATGCCCTACGAATATCCTGTCAACAGAAAAATCAACAATgagagtcactgctgacaaaaaacctgaaactgggatccagatcttaagaggtacattgaaatgatggcatgtcCACCTTTTGATTtcacctggggccaatttcaaagagctgcttaagcaaaaaaattgctatagcacgaaaatagcttgcttattttacacatgttactggcaaaaatttcatgccatatacgttgcttatgactggtatttagctgttgtttacttagcataacaattgagtggagtcttagccggtaatctgattttactaagcaagttttttttgggttaagcaaaattttttgcttaagcagctctatgaaattgggccctggagtaAAAGATTCAAAGGAGCACCTGGCGATCATCACACTTGTCAATCTCTTAGTTCTGAGGGTGCTGGTCAGAAGATGTACAACCTAATACTGCCAGATAAGCCAGGGATCAAATGTTTTCAACTTGAAAGTTCATTATCTTCTCCTAGTGAGTAGCTtcaataaatcaaatcaaatttaagACTTTGTTTTACCTCCAGAAGATCTTCCAATTCTTCGGTGGCCTCGGATCTCTCCAGACTGAGCTTCGCAATCTGGAAGTAGGTGAAGTTTAAGAGGTAGCCCTTCCTGGACTGGGCCCAGAAGTGGCGTGGGACCTCCACCAGGCCGTAGCCTAAGAGTAACACCAAGAGAAAGAGACCCCATGTGTTGCTCGCTGTGATGCCTATCACTTGGAGTTTGGACCTGTGCGGAAAGACAGCATGGTGATCGTCAACTTGTTgctttgattaaaggcactggacactattggtaattacttattactaaaaacttacttggtaacgagcaatggagagctgttaaaacagtgtgaaaaatggcttcctctgaagtaagtttttgagaaagaggtaatttctcactcaaatattgaaaagacAAGGCCATaaggcaactgaaagcacacacattatgcaacaagtgtgtttttccttttattattctcttgcaagttcAGTGAGGACCAatatgagtcaaaattttgcacagatttgttattttatgcgtatgttgagatacaataagtgagaacactggtctttgacaattaccaaacgtgtctagtgcctttaagaatacaCAAGAGAGCCTTCTCACCGACATCAAATTTCTACAGTTATGCAAGGAGATCTACAATGCTGGAGTACTAACTAGCATTTAGAATATATGCATGTAGTGCTACCCAGAGTTGGGTTTTGTAGCACATTATGCACTAGCAATGAGTGTACCTGACAGCATGTAAGTACTCCAGCGTAGCGAACAATAAATCAGTGACATCATCTCATTTCAAGCTGCTTTCTCAACCGACCGAATCATAAGATTAGCCTTGATTGCGTTACATATTTGGGGGCACAGGctggagctgagatggtttaaggaatgatttaaggcccagtgaccaggggtaatagtTTTGAAGCACCATgacgtcactgcgtgacggacctgagcgctatataagaagccattattattattattgaatttcTCACAAAGCACTACTAAGATAGTTTCCTTACCCGTCTAACTGCAGATTTGGATTAGCAGCCACATAGATGAGTAGCACTCCGAATATGAGCAGGTAGCTCCCGTACCAAATGGCATTCTCTATGAACGCTGATTTGAGTTTACCGCTGATGGTGAAGTCACCGGCGTTTGCGTAGGATTTCATGAGAGGCATGATGATCCTGAAAATTGAAACAATTGGGTTAGAATTGCTGGAAAATCACACATTATGTTTAGTGGTTTACATCTATGGCATGCTGTGACTGAGCGGTAAACTGCACTGGACTAATTAAgccagacctgatacttcacagaggtaccgaaggcgattgcctccatgccccctggtcattgccttggtgcccttgaaatgctccagtaggaatttacaattttctcatagggtgccataccaagaagaaaatgccttggtgcccttgctctttttcaaaaatgaagcacagGCATGTcaagccctggtgtttctgatcagcagagtgtgggttcgagacccagtcttgacatttgtgtccttttaaaagaaaaacgcTTCAGCATTATTGccttgtcctttggatgggacgtaaagtcgttAAATCCCATGCGTTGTGtaaagcatgtaaaagaactcagaTACAATTGGCGCTAAGAGAGGGGCtttgccctgggcccaatttcttaaagctgttaaggaacaaatactgcttgacaaatttctttgctaagcaggcAAACATTGAGTTGGGCACCATTCACCAGCAAAGAGAGGGGGGCATttaccctgggcccaatttcatgaagctgtttagcaggaaatactgcttgacaaatttctttactaagCAGGCAAACATTGAGTTGGGCACCATTCACCAGCTAAGAGAGGGGGGCATttaccctgggcccaatttcatgaagctgtttagcaggaaatactgcttgacaaatttctttgctaagcaggcAATTattgagttgggcaccagtcacaacaatataaacttaatgtaattatggctggtaacctgtaaCTGTTAGGCAATAATGTTCTGTGCTTGGCAAGCTGATGTGCTtacttacaggcttcatgaaattgggcccaagcaTTTCTGGCAGTGACTGTCAAACGCTGTGGGCATTTAATGCCCCAATGTGACTGAAATTGCAATAAGAATTCCACAAAATCTCACCACGTCAGGAGGAATGTTGTCCAATACACGATCAGCCAAATATCCGGTAGGATGTCCTCTGGAATGTAACTCCACGGCTTCTCGCAGACTTTGATCGTCGCGTCTCTAGCAACTCGCGAGGGGGAAGAGGAGCCGTTAGTTGTGGAGGTATTAAGGATCTTTGTGGTGACTGAATCCAATAATGACAATTCTTGTGTGGTGGCCATTTTATGCATACTTTCTTCCACGCATTGTTTGTAAAACGTCTgtgaagggaaaacaaaaaataaactcaaGTGACAACATAATTATTGATAAATCTGGAATACAATTCCAATATTTACTTTTAACAACATTTGTAGTATGGAactaaaactttcacatttACATCTACAAAGGCCTGTTTTGCTTCATGGAAGCATTGCAGGCAATTGGGTGATCTCCATGGGGCCAACTTCATAACACATGTAAGCAGACTTTTTAACTTACGGAGTGGCCTTTAGCAATTTTTATTTCACCAACTGCACTGCAGTAAACATAAAAGCAAGCTAGGCATACTTACTGTATTTGTTGTTACACCATGGAATAAGGAAGGGCACCACAGTGGcaaattgttttagttttaggAACACCATGAAAAAAGTAAGGGACCATGGCAAAAAGCAAGAGGCACCATGGCAAAAGGCAAGATGCAAATTAGAACAAAAGCTTCTCATAGGGGCACGATAGAAAAAGGAAAGGGTATCacagaaaaaagcaaggggCACCATGGAACAAAGCTTCTTATCAAGGGCACCTTAGGAACGAAAAACCACCAtggcaactacatgtacatgttctgtTGGATTGCATACTTGATTAAACTACAAGATGTACGCTGATTTTCACTGTCCTATTTTCATTCCGTTGGTGACAATCTGTGCTGGATCAAACATCTGCCTTGTGAGGAACAGTAATTAGCACCCTCAGGGCACACTGTACTACATACAATATGCAAACATAGTGACAAGACAAACCCTCGCTGTTTGAATAACGTGTCCTAGATGCAGTCGGGTAGATAATGCCAGACAAGTTCTTACATGGTTCTATACACAAGACACGCACATGCTGGAGGCAGCTACATTTATTATTCATTAGCAACATGGGCATTCAAGTATTGCTCTAGAAACCCACTAGAAACAAGTTCTAAAGAACAGGATTGGTAAAAAGaagaggggaaaaaatgaaGTAGTTTCATCAGCAATTCTCCAGAGAAATGTGAAAGATTCAGGCAAACCCCTATTTTAATGAGATTTTGGTTTGCACAcggttttgtttgattttctaGGTTTTTTTGCTTCATTTGGCatcagatttgtaaataaacttaaaaactgaagaagttattatttttatacaatGATTTTTATTCTGACAAAACAGATAAAATTATTAGCGGTAAGACAATTTATCaaaccacaatttttttaaacaggccTACTCCTTATGGCCCAAAACAGCATAAATTTATTATTTCACATTAATTTGCCAGCTTTTTGTTCACAGGTCCATATTACATACAAAATAGAAGCTTTTTCAACACTGgaactagccagctggaccactTGGAGATAATTTGAATTGGCCTTCTGAAGTTTTAATTTTCCCCCCAAATTGGGCTATGCATCTACAAAGTGAAAAATGAAATCACTCTTTCAAAGACCACCAATGTATTTGACATCAGCCTTTAAGATCAACACGTGGCTGTGTGATGTGCCGTTAGGCTATTCACTTTCTAGCTCTTAGGGATGTACATTGAGGGCAACCAATCTGTCATCTCAAACACATTGGACAGTTCAAGTCTTTCTGGATGGTGAACCCCCTTTTTTAAATGTCACCAGaatcataaaaaatattgttgggGTGGAAAATACTTGTTAGCATTTCACAACAGATGCTATCTTCCAAAAACCACTGTCTCGTTGTAATCaccttaaaagcagtggacacttttggtaattactcaaaacctcacttggtaacgagtaatggggagaggttgatggtataaaacattgtgagaaacggctccctctgaagaggcgtagttttcaagtaattttccacgaatttgatttcgagacctcaagtttagaatttgaggtctcgaaatcaagcatctgaaagcacacaacttcgtgtgccaatgatgtttttttctttcatagttatctcgcaactccgacgaccaatcgagctcaaattttcacaggtttgttattttatgcatgttgaaatacacaCGTGAGAAGACCAATGAGGAAAAAGAGGGACTTAAGATTGCAAATGTTTATCGGACGGTCAGAGGCAAATGGCACTCTCGACTTCGCCTCCTGTGGCATTTGCCCCCCTCTGGTGTACAAATCACCAAGGaccccatcacagcgtgcaatAATTATATACTGATAACTTCCCCATTTGTTATAATTTCTGTCACATCAAGCATCATGACTCAAGTCTGCCCAGAAAGGAGCCATCTCGACTTTCTGGAGGGATTCATGCAATGTCCATCTTAAAATTGTGATTAGAGTTTgcagtgtatgtacatgtaagagcAGAGTAGAGATGAACAGTCCTAGACCCTGTGGCAATGACTGGTGCACTGCAATCAAAGTGCACAGGGCAATATGAGTGCAGTTCTCTTTGAGCGAAAGTTCATTTGCCAATGTCAGTTCAAACACCTGAGGAGCAGTTTGTGTTTAACCTTTCCTTGTGGTCTGTATGAAGGAATGATTTTGTCTGgcagcaattttgcatagcgAAATAATTAGACTGGGCCAGATGTTCCTtcgcacactgaatgctaatcaGTTTGCTCGTGGTAACGATTCTGTGATGTTGTCATATATCCGTAGCCTTTATTTAGATTTagattttttctatttttaataatgctcgtaatatttaaaaaaaaatattttttcaaattttgatgttgtttgtagctgctgggcacctctgaaaaacagtatTTAACTGAGAGGTCGGAAAagctgaaataaaaataaataaataattcattcAATGGAATATGTCGCATCTGgcacattttgtgtagcattttacTTAATAGATCTATGCAGGCAAAAATTGTTCACTGTGTCGGACAAGCTCTGTCTGAAAATTATGCTGGGAAAAGGACCCATATTTATAAGCACCCTTCAAGAAGCTGAGTGATGTCCTATGAAAGCAAGCAATCTAGTGATTGTTGAAAAGACAAACTAACCAGTCGGTTGAATTGTGATTGACTATTAGTTAAGGGTaaaccccttaaaggcagtggacactattagtaattgtcaaagactagccttcgcagttggtgtatctcaatatatgcataaaataacaaatcgcTCATCGAAGTCATGGAAGTtgggaaataataatgaaagaaaaaatcacccttgtcacacaaagttgtgtgctttcatatgcttgatttcgagacctcaagttctaaacttgaggtctcgaaatcaaattcgttgaaaattacttctttctcgaaaactactccacttcagagggagctgtttctcacaatgttttatactaccaacctctcctcattacttgttaccaagttaggttttatgctaataaatattttgagtaattaccaatagtgtccaccgcctttaatgATATTCACAATTTCACAATTACAAGTAAAGGGGTCATTAAATTTTGTAAGTGGATTTGAATGCAAATTGTACAACAAATTATTGTACCGACAAAATAATTAAAGCCTCTAAACTTAAAAAATTCTATATAAATAATGGTCACACACGATTTAaaatctcaagggtctttctcaaaatccctgctgttcccaaaagtgctgccttattattattattattattaatattattgaagGCGAGAATTCAATTCTCCACATTCATCTGGGGAAACCAGACAAGAAAACTCCTTCTAAAATACAGTATTAATGTATGAAAACGTTTTCATACCCTGGTGCACTTGAatgaattaaagggaaggtacactattggtaattgtcaaagaccagtcttctcacttggtgtatctcaaaatatgcataaagtaacaaacctgtgaaaatttcagctcagttggaattggtcgtcgaagttgcgtgataataatgaaagaaaaaacacccttgtcaaacgaagttgtgtgcgtttagatggttgatttcgagacctcaaattctaaatctgaggtctcaaaatcaaattctgaggaaaattgcttctttctcgaaaactacattacttcagagggagccgtttctcacaatgttttatattatcaacctctccccattactcattacaagtaaggtttaatgctaataattattttgagtaattaccaatagtgtccactgcctctaaaggTGAGAATGCAATTCTCCACATTCATCAGGGGACAACAGACAAGAAAACTCCTTTAAAAATACAGTTTATAAAAAATGGCAGTGTATAAAATGTTTTCATACCCAGGTGCACTTGAATGAATTAAGCGAGAACAGTGCGAATGAACCTACCCATAGGCACTGAATTAAAATCCACAAATCCTCTAATTCAAGCTAGCAAACGACTAATGATAGCGTGTTTGGGGGATTTTACAATGTGGCTCTACTCTCGTTATTCATTTTGTGATGTGGTATTCCTGAATATATCAGACCTCAGTGCTCTGCCTAACTTAATTGATTTCCATGTCCGAGTTGCCGCATAAAAAATGCTCGAGGGATAATATTGTCTGGGTCTGAAATTGTTTGGAAATTGTGTTCAGGAGCAAATTAGGGAATTTTGAAAAGTGGGTCATGAGTGTGTACTTTTCAAGCCAAGTAGGTCCCTCAACGCTATACTACATATTATATTACCCATGATGTTCATCGGGCTCTTAACTTTCCTAAACCCATTTGAATTCCTACGGTGTATTACAGTagacctggaattacacagtTCTAAGCCAGAGAGGCCATGGTCCTGTTGCCTCTGATCCTGGCCTTGgtgtcctttaaaaaaattctcatcGACTTTAAGGTTTTCAAATGGATGCGCCCTgtggaaaatgaaaatggccttgccctctcagaaATGAAAAGTTGCGTGTGCCTTTAGAGTAAGGGTTACACTTCTTACAGTATGTTTTGGACAGTCAGACTTTTTAGGtcctgagtttactggcctacATGTAgcgtttttttaaaataaaatcactggccactggcctgtggtccagtgtaaaatcaAACCCTGCTTTGCGATGCACCTTTTCAAGCCAAGTATGTCCCTGACCATCCCTCAagaaagggacacgttgccttggatcgagggagttggtcattgaaaagcAATTGAAACTTCTATGATGGTTGAAAAGTTGTTTTaagagtagaatataatgatccacacaaatatgcctcgaagttgcatggttttccttttattttgcaagCTACATGTACCACGGTCCACCATTTTGtagagtaaaaaatttgactccacaaaatggtgtgccatgttagttcacgacttataaggaaaaccgtgcaatttccaggcacatttgtgtgcatcattttctacttttaaaacaccttttccaaccatgcatttcataacatttCAAAGCATGTTGCCTTGTCTTAAAAGATTGGGGGGACATCGAAAGTCGTAACATTTCTTCAGCGCCCCGGGAAATTTTTTAGGCCTTAgttgctctctggtgcaatctagggaCTCTGAAGGGTTAGGTgcccccctctcagatgttggaatttaagGCCTATTTCAAGTTATGATGCACCATTTTAGatgctgcatacatgtacatgtatgtggggcAATTGTAGGCCAATAACAGGCATAATTAATGAAACAGAACATAAAGCCTTTAAATGTGAGCATAACCTTTTTGTTGAACAGCATCTTCAGGTGTGGATCTATGACACCAACTTtagggggcaaatctgtcaaGAGTGAGCATGCAAATGTGACGCCTCTACGGCAGTGGATTTCTTGGGAGAAAAAGGGGTAGTGAGATTAAGATTTAAGTGATCATACGAACCGTTGAGACATCCAATGGTAtcatgaagatgatgatgaaggAAAAATACCAGGATACAAATGTGGTCACGGTAACCAATATATGCTGCTTCCTCCAGTCGCCATATTGGTGGAGCAGAAAAGCGGATAGAAGAAAC
The nucleotide sequence above comes from Asterias rubens chromosome 12, eAstRub1.3, whole genome shotgun sequence. Encoded proteins:
- the LOC117297434 gene encoding G-protein coupled receptor-associated protein LMBRD2B-like; the protein is MSVGPLIGEITCVFLLSAFLLHQYGDWRKQHILVTVTTFVSWYFSFIIIFMIPLDVSTTFYKQCVEESMHKMATTQELSLLDSVTTKILNTSTTNGSSSPSRVARDATIKVCEKPWSYIPEDILPDIWLIVYWTTFLLTWIIMPLMKSYANAGDFTISGKLKSAFIENAIWYGSYLLIFGVLLIYVAANPNLQLDGSKLQVIGITASNTWGLFLLVLLLGYGLVEVPRHFWAQSRKGYLLNFTYFQIAKLSLERSEATEELEDLLEDIRRASDAVRYNNPVRRHVNTIISKCPDNFQESLSKHLDDFKDYSDNRPQIPSEKELVRLHRKLIFASQAKKRTDAQWDVLMKKALHLEDVQKNEANLTRQFKHSFDPNYSFVASYVCSPSVEWYWYVWLMPTMLKVISILLLMFSLVVVWSEVTFFSIDPELSLFAIVINAAVNDYNYLCIEILSCIIIAYLCWCSYYTVFKVRVFNYYYLAPHHQTDENSLLFCGMMLCRLTPSLCLNFLGLIHLDGHVTGKQDMIETSYTSIMGRHIDVLPFMEAGFYIYYPITVVLLCIATYFHLGSRCLSFLGFQQFVGDEDMTTDLMSEGQQLVKRERRNRQRQIDGDARRKNFREQFPTRENGSGPVSGSRFGSKPRGSDSDTSRTSTGSFSTKAKYSRREPEDSRVELLRDSEPIDYNEESAAEFTDAVPAYSSRRKSSGRHSGGYSSDNTMGRSSGLGKSQQSAKGIFDDV